The sequence AAACTTAGCTATACATGATTCTCAAAGAGATGAGGGTATTTTTCTCGTATCTTTTCTTccaactcccaagtagcttctcttTCGGTATGATTggaccattgtactttgacatatggaataGTTCGTCGCCTTAGTACTTGGTCTTTTTTATCCACAATCTGAATCAGAATTTCTTTGTACTTTAGTTCTTCATTTAAATTGTTCTCAACCAACAGTGGTCCAGCTTCAAGAATATGACTAGGATCGGAAATATATCTTCTCAGCTGCGAAACGTGGAATACACTGTGAATTCTTGACATGTCGGGTGGAAGTGCTAATCTATAAGCaagtgttcccactttctcaaaaatttcaaatggtCTGACGTATCTGGGATTCAGTTTCTCAGCCTTATTAAACCGGATTACACCTTTCATGGGTGACACTTTCACATATGCCttttctccaacttcaaatTCAACGGGTCTTCTTTTTAGGTCAGCCCAGCTCTTCTGTCGATCTTGTGCTTTTCTTTGATCACAGCAACTTTATCCACTGTTTCTTGGATTAGTTCGGGTCCAACGATGGTTTTTTCCTCTACTTCATCCCAATCCAGTGGTGATCGACACTTTCGTCCATACAGAGCTtcgtatggtgccattccaatactgCTATGATAACTATTATTTTACGCAAACTCGATTAAGGGTAGATGTTCAGTCCAATTACCCTTGAAGTCTAGAGCACAC comes from Primulina huaijiensis isolate GDHJ02 chromosome 17, ASM1229523v2, whole genome shotgun sequence and encodes:
- the LOC140962587 gene encoding uncharacterized protein, producing MKGVIRFNKAEKLNPRYVRPFEIFEKVGTLAYRLALPPDMSRIHSVFHVSQLRRYISDPSHILEAGPLLVENNLNEELKYKEILIQIVDKKDQVLRRRTIPYVKVQWSNHTEREATWELEEKIREKYPHLFENHV